In the Coturnix japonica isolate 7356 chromosome 6, Coturnix japonica 2.1, whole genome shotgun sequence genome, one interval contains:
- the CRTAC1 gene encoding cartilage acidic protein 1 isoform X2, giving the protein MRSPRHRRRGGTWQPPAPVPRMLALCLLSLAWLSEGSQRSEPMFTSVTHRLLPPDYDSNPTQLNYGVAVTDLDADGNFEIVVAGYNGPNLVLKYDKARGRLVNMAEDERSSPYYALRDRAGNAIGVTACDIDGDGREEIYFLNTNNAFSGMATYTDKLFKLRHGRWEDLLSDEVNRDVASRFAGRSVACVDRMGSGRYSIYIANYASGKVGPHALLEMDVAASDPARGIVVLVDVAAQAGVSKYTGGRGVAVGPILSDSASDIFCGNENSPNFLFNNRGDGTYRDVAAAVGLDDPYQHGRGVALADFNRDGRVDIVYGNWNGPHRLYLQAGAPGRVRFRDIATPKFSMPSPVRTVIAADFDNDQELEVFFNNIAYRGSSANRLFRLIRREHSDPIIEELNPGDALEPEGRGTGGVVTDFDGDGMLDLILSHGESMAQPLSIFKSAQGVGNNWLRVVPRTRFGAFARGAKVVLFTRRSGAHLRIIDGGSGYLCEMEPVAHFGLGRDEASSLEVTWPDGRVLVRAVASSETNSVLEVPYPQDTEKPTVPTLLETPTSVLSSPLSVPGRSPSASTPMAGTAAAATSAVPVASSPMRMAQHVWLSLGEGAASLCPSSSLSPCGTTLDGQGTTAPSKHCSPGLKPQHSPRIAGSITSILCHVPAGLA; this is encoded by the exons ATGCGCTCCCCCCGCCACCGCCGCCGCGGGGGCACCTGGCAGCCCCCAGCGCCC GTGCCCAGGATGCTGGCGCTGTGCCTGCTGTCCCTGGCCTGGCTCAGTGAGGGCTCCCAGCGCAGTGAGCCCATGTTCACCTCCGTCACCCACCGACTGCTCCCACCTGACTACGACAGCAACCCCACACAGCTCAACTACGGCGTGGCTGTCACCGACCTGGATGCTGACGGCAACTTCGAGATTGTGGTGGCAGG ATACAACGGCCCCAACCTGGTGCTCAAGTATGACAAGGCACGGGGACGGCTGGTCAATATGGCAGAAGATGAGCGCAGCTCTCCTTATTATGCACTGAGGGACCGGGCGGGCAATGCCATCGGTGTGACAGCATGTGACATCGATGGGGATGGCCGAGAGGAAATCTACTTCCTCAACACCAACAACGCCTTCTCTG GCATGGCCACCTACACGGATAAGCTCTTCAAGCTCCGCCATGGGCGCTGGGAGGACCTGCTGAGCGACGAAGTGAACCGTGATGTGGCCAGCCGCTTCGCTGGGCGCTCCGTCGCCTGTGTGGACCGCATG ggctcaggCAGGTACTCCATCTACATCGCCAACTACGCCAGCGGCAAGGTGGGCCCACACGCCCTGCTGGAGATGGACGTGGCTGCTAGTGACCCTGCCCGTGGCATCGTGGTGCTGGTGGACGTGGCCGCCCAAGCTGGTGTCAGCAAATACACAG ggGGCCGTGGTGTGGCTGTAGGTCCCATCCTGAGTGACAGTGCTTCTGACATCTTCTGCGGGAACGAGAACAGCCCCAACTTCCTCTTCAACAACCGTGGGGATGGGACATACCGGGACGTGGCAGCTGCGGTGG GGCTGGATGACCCCTACCAGCATGGACGTGGCGTGGCATTGGCTGACTTCAACCGAGATGGTCGTGTGGACATTGTTTATGGCAACTGGAATGGGCCGCACCGCCTCTACCTTCAGGCAGGGGCCCCTGGGCGTGTCCGATTTCGg GACATCGCCACTCCCAAGTTCTCCATGCCGTCCCCCGTCCGCACTGTTATCGCTGCTGACTTTGACAATGACCAGGAGCTGGAGGTCTTCTTCAACAATATTGCCTACCGTGGCTCCTCCGCTAACCGCCTGTTCCG GCTCATCCGCAGGGAGCACTCAGATCCCATCATAGAAGAGCTGAACCCTGGGGATGCACTGGAGCCTGAGGGCCGGGGCActg GGGGTGTGGTGACAGATTTTGATGGCGATGGGATGCTGGATCTGATCCTATCCCATGGCGAGTCCATGGCACAGCCACTCTCCATCTTCAAGAGCGCCCAG GGTGTTGGCAACAACTGGCTGCGGGTCGTGCCACGTACCCGCTTTGGGGCCTTTGCACGAGGGGCCAAGGTGGTGCTGTTCACACGGCGCAGCGGTGCCCACCTGCGCATCATCGATGGCGGCTCAGGGTACCTGTGTGAGATGGAACCCGTGGCTCACTTTGGATTGG GGCGTGATGAAGCCAGCAGCTTGGAGGTGACGTGGCCCGACGGCCGTGTCCTGGTGCGAGCAGTGGCCAGCAGCGAAACCAACTCTGTCCTGGAGGTCCCCTACCCCCAAGACACAGAGAAGCCAACGGTGCCCACCCTGCTGGAG ACACCAACGAGTGTGCTGAGTTCCCCTTTGTCTGTCCCCGGGAGAAGCCCATCTGCATCAACACCTATGGCGGGTACCGCTGCCGCAGCAACAAGCGCTGTGCCCGTGGCTTCGAGCCCAATGAGGATGGCACAGCATGTGTGG CTCAG CCTTGGTGAAGGAGCGGCCAGTCTCTGCCCgtcttcttctctctccccatGTGGAACTACCCTGGACGGGCAAGGGACCACAGCACCATCCAAACACTGCAGCCCGGGACTGAAGCCCCAGCACTCCCCCCGTATCGCTGGCTCCATCACCTCGATCCTGTGCCATGTGCCTGCTGGTTTGGCCTGA
- the CRTAC1 gene encoding cartilage acidic protein 1 isoform X4 has protein sequence MRSPRHRRRGGTWQPPAPVPRMLALCLLSLAWLSEGSQRSEPMFTSVTHRLLPPDYDSNPTQLNYGVAVTDLDADGNFEIVVAGYNGPNLVLKYDKARGRLVNMAEDERSSPYYALRDRAGNAIGVTACDIDGDGREEIYFLNTNNAFSGMATYTDKLFKLRHGRWEDLLSDEVNRDVASRFAGRSVACVDRMGSGRYSIYIANYASGKVGPHALLEMDVAASDPARGIVVLVDVAAQAGVSKYTGGRGVAVGPILSDSASDIFCGNENSPNFLFNNRGDGTYRDVAAAVGLDDPYQHGRGVALADFNRDGRVDIVYGNWNGPHRLYLQAGAPGRVRFRDIATPKFSMPSPVRTVIAADFDNDQELEVFFNNIAYRGSSANRLFRLIRREHSDPIIEELNPGDALEPEGRGTGGVVTDFDGDGMLDLILSHGESMAQPLSIFKSAQGVGNNWLRVVPRTRFGAFARGAKVVLFTRRSGAHLRIIDGGSGYLCEMEPVAHFGLGRDEASSLEVTWPDGRVLVRAVASSETNSVLEVPYPQDTEKPTVPTLLECGQGFSQHENGRCVDTNECAEFPFVCPREKPICINTYGGYRCRSNKRCARGFEPNEDGTACVALVKERPVSARLLLSPHVELPWTGKGPQHHPNTAARD, from the exons ATGCGCTCCCCCCGCCACCGCCGCCGCGGGGGCACCTGGCAGCCCCCAGCGCCC GTGCCCAGGATGCTGGCGCTGTGCCTGCTGTCCCTGGCCTGGCTCAGTGAGGGCTCCCAGCGCAGTGAGCCCATGTTCACCTCCGTCACCCACCGACTGCTCCCACCTGACTACGACAGCAACCCCACACAGCTCAACTACGGCGTGGCTGTCACCGACCTGGATGCTGACGGCAACTTCGAGATTGTGGTGGCAGG ATACAACGGCCCCAACCTGGTGCTCAAGTATGACAAGGCACGGGGACGGCTGGTCAATATGGCAGAAGATGAGCGCAGCTCTCCTTATTATGCACTGAGGGACCGGGCGGGCAATGCCATCGGTGTGACAGCATGTGACATCGATGGGGATGGCCGAGAGGAAATCTACTTCCTCAACACCAACAACGCCTTCTCTG GCATGGCCACCTACACGGATAAGCTCTTCAAGCTCCGCCATGGGCGCTGGGAGGACCTGCTGAGCGACGAAGTGAACCGTGATGTGGCCAGCCGCTTCGCTGGGCGCTCCGTCGCCTGTGTGGACCGCATG ggctcaggCAGGTACTCCATCTACATCGCCAACTACGCCAGCGGCAAGGTGGGCCCACACGCCCTGCTGGAGATGGACGTGGCTGCTAGTGACCCTGCCCGTGGCATCGTGGTGCTGGTGGACGTGGCCGCCCAAGCTGGTGTCAGCAAATACACAG ggGGCCGTGGTGTGGCTGTAGGTCCCATCCTGAGTGACAGTGCTTCTGACATCTTCTGCGGGAACGAGAACAGCCCCAACTTCCTCTTCAACAACCGTGGGGATGGGACATACCGGGACGTGGCAGCTGCGGTGG GGCTGGATGACCCCTACCAGCATGGACGTGGCGTGGCATTGGCTGACTTCAACCGAGATGGTCGTGTGGACATTGTTTATGGCAACTGGAATGGGCCGCACCGCCTCTACCTTCAGGCAGGGGCCCCTGGGCGTGTCCGATTTCGg GACATCGCCACTCCCAAGTTCTCCATGCCGTCCCCCGTCCGCACTGTTATCGCTGCTGACTTTGACAATGACCAGGAGCTGGAGGTCTTCTTCAACAATATTGCCTACCGTGGCTCCTCCGCTAACCGCCTGTTCCG GCTCATCCGCAGGGAGCACTCAGATCCCATCATAGAAGAGCTGAACCCTGGGGATGCACTGGAGCCTGAGGGCCGGGGCActg GGGGTGTGGTGACAGATTTTGATGGCGATGGGATGCTGGATCTGATCCTATCCCATGGCGAGTCCATGGCACAGCCACTCTCCATCTTCAAGAGCGCCCAG GGTGTTGGCAACAACTGGCTGCGGGTCGTGCCACGTACCCGCTTTGGGGCCTTTGCACGAGGGGCCAAGGTGGTGCTGTTCACACGGCGCAGCGGTGCCCACCTGCGCATCATCGATGGCGGCTCAGGGTACCTGTGTGAGATGGAACCCGTGGCTCACTTTGGATTGG GGCGTGATGAAGCCAGCAGCTTGGAGGTGACGTGGCCCGACGGCCGTGTCCTGGTGCGAGCAGTGGCCAGCAGCGAAACCAACTCTGTCCTGGAGGTCCCCTACCCCCAAGACACAGAGAAGCCAACGGTGCCCACCCTGCTGGAG TGCGGGCAGGGATTCTCCCAGCACGAGAACGGACGCTGCGTAG ACACCAACGAGTGTGCTGAGTTCCCCTTTGTCTGTCCCCGGGAGAAGCCCATCTGCATCAACACCTATGGCGGGTACCGCTGCCGCAGCAACAAGCGCTGTGCCCGTGGCTTCGAGCCCAATGAGGATGGCACAGCATGTGTGG CCTTGGTGAAGGAGCGGCCAGTCTCTGCCCgtcttcttctctctccccatGTGGAACTACCCTGGACGGGCAAGGGACCACAGCACCATCCAAACACTGCAGCCCGGGACTGA